Proteins co-encoded in one Chrysemys picta bellii isolate R12L10 chromosome 13, ASM1138683v2, whole genome shotgun sequence genomic window:
- the FITM2 gene encoding acyl-coenzyme A diphosphatase FITM2, whose product MEPLDRCARPLRTALVRSSMRLWLPWGLLGLMLGGSLLKALGPLPDSYMSSKRNLLNIYFVKLAWAWTFWLLLPFIAITNYRLSRNVLGTLRRISTLLVGTVAWYVCTSLFLHIEDFTGSCYKSPALDVLFQEHLSKWQCRQGGGFWHGFDISGHSFLLTYCALMIVEEMAVLRVLNTDRSPRVHAVVNALFVALSFLTLIWVWMFFCTALYFHDFSQKLFGTLVGLSAWYGTYRFWYLKSFSPGLPPQNTSLSSKKLNCSR is encoded by the exons ATGGAGCCGCTGGATCGCTGCGCCCGGCCCCTGCGCACCGCCCTGGTGCGGAGCTCGATGCGGCTATGGCTGCCCTGGGGCCTGCTGGGCCTCATGCTGGGCGGCTCCCTCCTGAAGGCGCTGGGGCCGCTGCCCGACTCCTACATGAGCAGCAAGCGCAACCTGCTCAACAT CTATTTTGTCAAATTGGCCTGGGCCTGGACGTTCTGGCTGCTGCTACCCTTCATTGCCATCACCAACTACCGTCTCAGCCGAAACGTCCTGGGGACGCTGCGGCGTATCAGCACCCTGCTGGTGGGCACCGTGGCCTGGTATGTCTGCACTAGTCTCTTCTTGCACATAGAGGATTTCACTGGCAGCTGCTACAAATCGCCAGCACTTGATGTGCTGTTCCAGGAGCACCTCAGCAAGTGGCAGTGCCGCCAGGGTGGTGGCTTCTGGCACGGCTTCGACATCTCAGGGCACTCCTTCCTCCTAACCTACTGTGCCCTGATGATTGTGGAGGAGATGGCTGTGTTGCGTGTCCTGAACACCGATCGGAGCCCACGAGTACATGCAGTGGTCAATGCCCTGTTCGTTGCCTTGAGCTTTCTCACCCTGATCTGGGTCTGGATGTTTTTTTGCACTGCTCTATATTTCCATGACTTCTCCCAAAAATTGTTTGGCACCCTAGTGGGTCTATCAGCCTGGTATGGAACATACAGGTTCTGGTACTTGAAATCCTTTTCTCCTGGACTTCCTCCCCAAAACACTAGCTTGAGTTCAAAGAAGCTTAATTGTAGCAGATAA